A region from the Lentimonas sp. CC4 genome encodes:
- a CDS encoding LemA family protein yields the protein MIPVLIVLFVLLGFPLLFVIVTYNGLVTIRNHIRDAWANIDTELKRRYDLIPNLVETAKGYAKHERETLEQVIALRNQCRANTGSPGEQASTEKLLVSSLNGLFALAEGYPDLKADGQFLALQKELVNTEDRIQAARRFYNGNVRDYRNKTQTFPSNIVAGMFNFPPKAEEFFEVDPMERLPVQVKL from the coding sequence GTTCTACTCGGTTTCCCGCTGCTGTTTGTGATCGTGACCTACAATGGCCTGGTTACGATTCGGAATCATATCCGCGACGCGTGGGCGAATATTGATACGGAGCTCAAGCGGCGCTATGACTTGATTCCGAATTTGGTGGAGACGGCGAAGGGGTATGCGAAGCATGAGCGCGAGACGCTGGAGCAGGTGATTGCGTTGCGTAACCAATGCCGCGCAAATACGGGTTCGCCGGGAGAGCAGGCGTCCACGGAGAAATTGCTGGTTTCGAGTTTGAACGGACTGTTTGCGTTGGCGGAAGGGTATCCCGACTTGAAAGCAGATGGGCAATTCTTGGCTTTGCAGAAGGAGTTGGTGAACACCGAGGATCGCATCCAGGCGGCGCGGCGTTTCTATAATGGCAATGTGCGCGACTATCGAAACAAGACGCAGACGTTTCCTTCAAACATCGTGGCTGGGATGTTTAACTTTCCGCCTAAAGCTGAAGAGTTTTTTGAGGTCGATCCTATGGAGCGTCTGCCGGTGCAGGTGAAGCTGTGA
- a CDS encoding PIG-L family deacetylase, which yields MADASQNFSDLFIPDGVVKPEAYARCSHLAIGAHQDDLEFMAFHGINSCYGDDGLWFGGITCTDGAGSARTGKYADHSDDQMKATRLDEQRQAAELGEYSFVNQLGFASSTIKDPEQRGALVDQLETILLQSQPEVLYTHNPADKHSSHIAVFQAVLEAIRRIPPFSRPKKVYGCEMWRDLDWLSDEEKVALDVSGNTELAEKLNACFDSQITGGKNYGDAVMGRRKANATFFDSHSVDVIDQLWFAMDLTPLAEDDTLDIKEFVQSKIKRFEDSVLEGLS from the coding sequence ATGGCAGACGCATCTCAAAACTTTTCCGATCTCTTCATTCCCGATGGCGTAGTGAAGCCTGAAGCCTATGCGCGTTGTTCGCATCTCGCAATTGGCGCACATCAGGACGACTTAGAGTTTATGGCCTTTCACGGCATCAACTCCTGCTATGGCGACGACGGCCTCTGGTTTGGCGGTATCACTTGCACCGATGGCGCGGGCAGCGCGCGCACAGGGAAATATGCCGACCACAGCGATGATCAAATGAAAGCCACGCGACTCGACGAGCAGCGTCAGGCCGCTGAACTCGGCGAATACAGCTTCGTCAATCAACTCGGGTTCGCTAGCTCAACCATCAAAGATCCCGAGCAACGCGGCGCACTCGTCGATCAGCTCGAAACAATTCTACTGCAATCGCAGCCCGAAGTGCTCTACACCCACAATCCAGCGGACAAGCACAGCAGCCACATCGCAGTGTTCCAGGCCGTGCTCGAAGCGATCCGCCGCATCCCGCCGTTCTCGCGCCCAAAGAAAGTCTATGGCTGCGAAATGTGGCGCGACCTCGATTGGTTGAGCGACGAAGAAAAGGTCGCCCTCGACGTAAGCGGCAACACCGAACTCGCCGAAAAATTAAATGCCTGCTTCGACTCACAAATTACAGGCGGCAAAAACTACGGCGATGCCGTCATGGGACGCCGCAAGGCCAACGCAACCTTCTTCGATTCACACAGCGTCGACGTCATTGATCAGCTCTGGTTCGCGATGGATCTGACCCCGCTAGCGGAAGACGACACACTCGACATTAAAGAATTCGTGCAATCGAAGATCAAGCGCTTCGAAGACAGCGTGCTTGAGGGCTTAAGCTAA
- a CDS encoding glycosyltransferase family 2 protein, translating to MSAPTSHAQLTNVTVVIPVKNEATNLPVCLGRLVGFGKVVVVDSGSTDATCELAQDAGAEVLVFEWDGKFPKKRNWVLQTYTFTTEWVLFLDADEFVSEAFKAELAGVLQNTECVGFWLNYERWFLGKQLRHGDEFNKLALFRVGAGAYERIEENQWSALDMEIHEHPVLEGAIGEIRAPIEHNEYRGLHHYIAKHNEYASWEAERYLQLTGQRPEGGDLRAEDGDRDVRSSDGISTLKSQVSSLHPPLSVLTPRQQKKYRHLAKWWAAPVYFIRGYVLKGGFLDGAVGFHFALGKAIYFYQIRLKIRERSA from the coding sequence ATGTCAGCACCTACCTCACACGCGCAACTTACCAACGTCACGGTTGTGATTCCCGTCAAAAATGAGGCGACGAATCTACCTGTCTGCCTCGGACGGTTGGTGGGCTTCGGCAAAGTCGTGGTGGTGGACTCGGGCAGCACGGATGCGACCTGCGAGCTGGCGCAGGATGCAGGAGCCGAGGTTCTAGTGTTTGAGTGGGATGGCAAATTTCCGAAGAAGCGTAATTGGGTGCTGCAGACCTATACCTTTACCACTGAGTGGGTGTTGTTTCTGGATGCCGACGAGTTCGTATCTGAGGCGTTTAAGGCTGAGCTGGCTGGTGTGTTGCAAAATACCGAGTGCGTCGGGTTCTGGCTGAACTATGAGCGATGGTTCTTGGGCAAGCAACTGAGACACGGGGATGAGTTTAATAAGCTGGCGCTCTTCCGTGTGGGTGCAGGTGCGTATGAACGGATCGAGGAGAATCAGTGGAGCGCGCTAGATATGGAGATCCATGAGCATCCAGTGCTCGAAGGCGCGATCGGTGAGATTCGTGCACCGATTGAGCATAATGAATATCGTGGCCTGCATCACTACATCGCCAAGCATAATGAATATGCGAGCTGGGAAGCTGAGCGCTATCTGCAGCTGACAGGTCAGAGACCTGAGGGCGGAGACCTGAGGGCTGAGGACGGGGATCGGGATGTTCGGTCTTCTGATGGTATCTCAACTCTAAAATCTCAGGTTTCAAGTCTCCACCCTCCGCTCTCAGTCCTCACTCCGAGGCAGCAGAAAAAATATCGTCATCTCGCAAAATGGTGGGCGGCGCCCGTGTATTTCATTCGTGGATACGTCCTGAAAGGCGGCTTTCTGGACGGCGCGGTGGGGTTCCACTTCGCGCTCGGGAAGGCGATTTACTTTTATCAGATCAGGCTGAAAATCCGTGAACGGAGCGCTTAA
- a CDS encoding substrate-binding domain-containing protein: MLSIIITPVIRHLKVTLSAAALLLSSLSAYAQNREILGEYRIGIVGRDQGDAIYQATHLGAQHAARELSEQYSIDVELLVFTPNVEQGGSQQASLAGLFIEDADGFIISPDEPEALRSSIEFALEQEQEVVFFENQIEGIKPLAAYVADEVEAGRLAAKALLKKLPTKGRVAILVSDNPDAGMQDRLAGAREVLGYRRIEKVVPCAPDYRAAIETIRATQEADRNDLIKGWLFLGDWPLLGMPALPWEPGKFPCVAIQSSPSAFMYIDQGYVDALIVHPYYEWGKSSMTALVNKLHKQESPEEQIQHNAPRVVDWRNIETYRASWKQWLK, from the coding sequence TTGCTATCAATCATCATCACCCCAGTGATCCGTCATTTAAAAGTTACCCTCTCCGCCGCTGCGCTACTGTTGTCGTCACTCAGCGCTTACGCACAGAACCGTGAAATCCTCGGCGAATACCGCATCGGCATCGTCGGGCGCGACCAAGGCGATGCCATTTACCAAGCCACCCACCTCGGCGCGCAACACGCCGCCCGCGAACTAAGCGAGCAATACTCGATCGACGTCGAACTCCTCGTCTTTACGCCCAACGTCGAGCAAGGTGGCAGTCAACAAGCCTCCCTCGCCGGCCTCTTTATCGAAGATGCCGACGGCTTTATCATCAGCCCAGATGAGCCCGAAGCACTGCGTTCCTCCATCGAATTTGCCCTCGAACAAGAACAGGAAGTCGTCTTTTTCGAGAACCAGATCGAAGGTATCAAGCCACTCGCTGCCTACGTTGCCGACGAAGTCGAAGCCGGACGTCTCGCCGCCAAAGCACTTCTCAAAAAACTTCCCACCAAAGGCCGCGTCGCAATTCTCGTGAGCGACAACCCTGATGCTGGCATGCAAGACCGCCTCGCAGGCGCACGCGAAGTCCTCGGCTACCGCCGCATTGAAAAAGTCGTGCCATGTGCGCCCGACTACCGCGCTGCGATTGAGACGATCCGTGCCACCCAAGAAGCCGACCGCAACGATCTGATCAAGGGCTGGCTCTTTCTCGGCGACTGGCCGCTCTTAGGCATGCCCGCACTCCCATGGGAGCCAGGCAAGTTTCCCTGTGTCGCCATCCAATCCTCGCCTTCGGCCTTCATGTATATCGACCAAGGCTATGTCGATGCGCTCATCGTCCACCCCTACTACGAATGGGGCAAGTCCAGCATGACCGCACTCGTCAACAAGCTCCACAAGCAGGAATCCCCCGAAGAACAAATCCAGCACAACGCGCCTCGCGTCGTCGATTGGCGAAACATCGAAACTTACCGCGCAAGCTGGAAGCAGTGGCTCAAGTAA
- a CDS encoding thrombospondin type 3 repeat-containing protein encodes MTFKTKTALCGLILASAAHAQTPIVWDTLESTEALTLYNTRVDEIDYVLVAGSGPSSNRLDHFYVSHYIEGRGAMPTTSMEDVVSDYNFRIEAATDMTVRGVDRSADAGEQIENNILLKHTYERYAPFVKIWKLNSIRVDWPMYAHGTHSGAFHSNAKANAAGDASVLEHWGIGDFNWGVTGAGASGIWANAKITATPYVSDSGTAWAWVHEGTHAHHRLGHGNKVRELKSHLIDGEGTSTTRNATFEPTGGLWGEWHGYIGKGREDLSNYHGPVGLDISGTLEKDFRVGYMDLSRDNASPCENRIDNIIRDYHKAFDPIDSHTANDTLLVDPAALEVHVATTNVIRIRWFINGTELTAYDRQEILDLSALDLAASTYKVTAYAYDDAVDFAFTGNADKDLLRRNLNDFTQVVAWDVQITTAGATTLMDHATLMAPSSSVADTSHFNQSSSGLRAHFPPAGSGNDFVASGAWQADALYFEGDYQLTGEPLALSSGNVDALSHSNVRIETEITSNQGLTKTGLGTIALAGSNTVTGEIEVQQGMLTVAHADALGANPVVTVRRGAELALNAGTAIDSMTMEGFSALWADSETGDPILLNDLNLLRMSDPVIGEQFHTYFKLGRGQLVIAGDVTQSDTVMILTGDQPSSQYDWTDEGDVNTLRDHWLMDLSRGGEYLLSGNVSGRGSLVAKHGDTVRVSGSLSLEGESDDPAYLNGILSIMYGTHFIVEPEGQLSADIIDIGPFSTFEYNGDSALRSAIIPPHMTRQGETKQFDYPGFFGRLSGVGEIGTSVVLRQGSKLSPGRVGDVGNQHLSAGVVVDNLATYEWELANASNVLSGWDHIQVSGGLDLNGVTPDDVWIDKKGNFLTESASELVRLTIQIGSTVDTLAATGIDLNATQRFEILQADAITGYSAEKIELEIASDSPLSSTEGQWSAELVDGLRIDLVYTPDLSRDHDGDGLDGHEELALGTHPSLSDSDEDGFDDEAEVRLGTDPTDPSSIPGRNEFLVDGGSLQLEANWYLSLPNEGRKGYVTVDASIPSSVNDYDLTIESGTVTREGDAIFEWTGNTHVRVAGGGIDLAASGVNNYNSSRVLRIKQYAQLSMEAGSLQLVSSRAIELFDSGRIWISGGQITCNSIDISTGHSGGAVLEFDIGDGVVQLNTSSFNLIEGTYINFVAGSRGRLIMGSAATVDYYQSLWDAGLLRVDGDNQGTFDAHFTVVDSTLIGQSIGVAEQWYQSQMDGASPSSDDWDDDIDGDGLTVFEEFAFGGSMTSPDHALRPRIERKPDGSLQVAYNQRRNGLRQGAYALEYSLSLEAESWLPCENLEVNPHTNLVDFDTVTLPISNAKKAFYRLQIDF; translated from the coding sequence ATGACTTTTAAAACAAAAACCGCGTTATGCGGACTAATTCTAGCGAGTGCGGCACATGCACAAACGCCGATCGTCTGGGACACTCTAGAATCGACAGAGGCACTCACTCTTTACAACACACGAGTCGACGAGATTGATTATGTATTAGTCGCTGGTTCTGGGCCGTCCTCCAATCGGCTCGATCACTTCTATGTGTCTCACTACATCGAAGGCCGCGGTGCCATGCCGACCACCTCGATGGAGGATGTCGTGAGCGACTACAATTTCCGAATCGAAGCTGCGACGGACATGACAGTGCGCGGAGTTGATCGCTCGGCAGATGCGGGAGAACAGATCGAGAATAACATTCTACTCAAGCATACCTATGAGCGCTATGCGCCCTTCGTTAAGATCTGGAAGCTAAACTCGATTCGTGTCGACTGGCCGATGTATGCGCATGGCACCCACTCGGGCGCCTTTCATAGCAATGCGAAAGCAAATGCCGCTGGAGACGCTTCCGTGCTGGAACATTGGGGCATTGGCGATTTTAACTGGGGCGTGACGGGCGCAGGAGCCAGTGGTATTTGGGCGAATGCCAAGATCACAGCAACCCCGTATGTTTCAGACAGTGGGACGGCATGGGCGTGGGTTCACGAAGGGACACATGCCCACCATCGACTCGGGCACGGCAATAAAGTCCGCGAATTGAAATCGCATTTAATCGACGGGGAAGGCACCAGCACCACCCGTAATGCGACTTTTGAACCAACTGGAGGACTCTGGGGAGAGTGGCATGGATACATCGGAAAAGGACGCGAGGATCTGAGTAATTATCACGGCCCAGTCGGCTTGGACATCTCAGGCACTTTAGAAAAAGATTTTCGTGTCGGCTATATGGATTTGTCTAGGGACAATGCCTCCCCTTGCGAAAATCGTATCGATAATATCATTCGCGATTACCACAAGGCCTTCGATCCGATAGACTCCCACACTGCCAACGACACACTGCTCGTAGACCCCGCAGCTCTCGAAGTCCACGTGGCGACGACGAATGTGATCCGCATCCGCTGGTTTATTAATGGAACGGAACTCACGGCCTATGATCGTCAAGAAATCTTAGACCTGTCAGCGCTCGATCTAGCAGCCAGCACTTACAAAGTGACTGCCTATGCCTATGACGATGCAGTCGACTTCGCCTTCACTGGCAATGCGGATAAAGACCTACTGCGCCGCAATCTGAATGACTTCACTCAAGTGGTCGCCTGGGACGTGCAAATCACCACAGCAGGTGCGACGACTCTGATGGATCACGCGACCCTGATGGCGCCGTCAAGCAGTGTCGCCGACACGAGCCACTTCAATCAGTCTTCCAGCGGCCTCAGGGCGCACTTCCCGCCCGCAGGGTCGGGCAATGACTTCGTGGCCTCAGGCGCATGGCAAGCGGATGCGCTGTATTTCGAAGGCGATTATCAACTGACGGGCGAACCATTGGCTTTGTCCTCTGGCAATGTGGACGCGCTTTCGCACAGCAACGTGCGTATTGAGACCGAGATCACTTCGAACCAAGGACTGACAAAGACAGGGCTGGGCACGATTGCACTCGCAGGGAGCAATACGGTGACAGGTGAGATTGAGGTGCAACAGGGAATGCTGACCGTGGCACACGCCGATGCCTTGGGCGCGAATCCAGTCGTGACCGTGCGACGCGGCGCAGAGCTAGCACTCAATGCAGGCACCGCGATCGACTCGATGACAATGGAAGGTTTCAGTGCGCTTTGGGCAGACAGTGAAACGGGAGATCCAATCCTATTAAACGATTTGAACTTACTCCGAATGAGCGATCCCGTCATTGGAGAGCAATTTCATACTTACTTCAAACTGGGGCGAGGCCAATTGGTCATCGCTGGAGACGTGACTCAATCAGACACCGTCATGATATTAACAGGTGATCAACCTTCTAGCCAATACGATTGGACGGATGAAGGAGACGTGAACACCTTACGCGACCACTGGTTGATGGACCTTTCGAGAGGCGGCGAATATCTTCTAAGTGGCAACGTCAGTGGACGCGGAAGCTTAGTCGCCAAACATGGCGATACCGTCCGCGTTTCGGGAAGTCTTTCGCTAGAAGGCGAGAGCGATGATCCCGCTTATTTAAATGGCATACTTTCTATTATGTATGGCACGCATTTCATCGTAGAGCCCGAGGGGCAACTGTCTGCGGACATCATCGACATTGGTCCGTTTTCGACCTTTGAATATAATGGAGATTCTGCGCTGCGATCGGCAATCATTCCACCGCACATGACACGGCAAGGAGAGACTAAACAATTCGACTACCCTGGATTCTTTGGCCGCTTATCTGGCGTAGGTGAGATCGGCACGTCCGTCGTCTTACGACAAGGCTCGAAACTTTCGCCCGGACGCGTCGGCGACGTAGGTAACCAGCACCTAAGCGCCGGGGTGGTTGTGGACAATTTGGCCACCTACGAGTGGGAGCTAGCCAATGCCTCAAATGTCCTATCCGGTTGGGATCACATTCAAGTGAGCGGTGGATTGGATTTAAATGGCGTCACTCCGGATGATGTTTGGATCGACAAAAAAGGTAATTTCCTGACCGAGTCCGCGAGTGAACTAGTTCGGTTAACGATCCAAATCGGATCGACAGTCGACACGCTCGCAGCCACTGGAATCGACCTAAATGCGACACAGCGCTTTGAGATCTTACAGGCCGACGCAATCACTGGCTATAGCGCCGAAAAAATCGAACTGGAGATCGCGTCCGATTCGCCACTATCAAGCACTGAAGGACAATGGAGCGCTGAGTTAGTAGACGGTCTTCGGATCGATCTCGTCTATACGCCCGACTTATCGCGCGATCATGATGGTGATGGACTCGATGGTCACGAAGAGCTGGCTTTAGGCACCCATCCCAGCTTGAGCGATTCCGACGAGGATGGGTTTGATGATGAGGCAGAGGTGCGCCTGGGCACCGACCCGACCGACCCGAGCAGCATTCCGGGACGCAATGAGTTCTTGGTCGATGGAGGCTCACTGCAATTAGAGGCAAACTGGTATCTGAGCCTACCGAACGAAGGACGCAAAGGCTATGTCACCGTGGATGCCTCGATTCCCTCTAGCGTGAACGATTACGATCTGACCATCGAGTCCGGCACCGTTACCCGCGAAGGCGATGCAATCTTCGAATGGACTGGTAATACACATGTGCGCGTTGCCGGTGGTGGCATCGACCTCGCAGCCTCCGGTGTGAATAATTACAACTCTTCGCGGGTGTTGAGGATTAAGCAATATGCACAGCTCTCCATGGAAGCGGGTTCCCTCCAATTGGTCAGCAGTCGCGCTATCGAGCTGTTTGATTCAGGGAGAATCTGGATCAGCGGCGGGCAGATCACGTGCAACAGCATTGACATCAGCACCGGGCATAGCGGCGGTGCCGTCTTAGAATTTGATATCGGCGATGGCGTCGTGCAGTTAAACACTTCGAGCTTCAATCTGATAGAGGGCACTTATATCAACTTTGTCGCTGGCAGCCGCGGTCGCTTGATCATGGGCAGTGCCGCGACTGTCGACTATTATCAATCACTGTGGGATGCCGGCCTGTTACGGGTGGATGGCGACAATCAAGGCACCTTCGATGCGCACTTCACTGTCGTCGATAGCACCCTCATCGGCCAATCCATTGGAGTTGCCGAGCAATGGTATCAATCACAAATGGACGGAGCCAGCCCGAGTTCGGACGACTGGGACGATGACATCGATGGGGATGGTTTGACTGTCTTTGAAGAGTTTGCCTTCGGCGGATCGATGACGAGCCCCGACCATGCGCTCCGACCTCGTATCGAACGAAAGCCCGACGGCTCGCTACAAGTCGCCTACAACCAGCGCCGCAACGGACTGCGACAAGGCGCTTACGCATTGGAATACTCACTTTCACTCGAAGCCGAGAGCTGGCTCCCCTGTGAGAACCTTGAAGTGAACCCACACACAAATCTAGTCGACTTTGACACCGTCACACTTCCCATCTCGAACGCAAAGAAAGCGTTCTATCGGCTTCAAATCGATTTCTAG
- a CDS encoding glutamate synthase subunit beta, translated as MGKPTGFMEFERKTIANRPPLERVKDWNEIHEHFDEDKVRTQGSRCMDCGTPYCHTGMTLANMASGCPVNNLIPEFNDLVYRGKWKDAYQRLSKTNNFPEFTGRVCPAPCEGSCVLGLIEPAVTIKDIECSIIDKAWQEGWVTPQAPAERTGKKVAVVGSGPAGLAAADQLNKAGHLVTLFERADRPGGLLMYGIPNMKLEKQVVTRRVKLMEDEGVILKCGVEIGVDISSKQLMEDFDSVVLCCGATKPRDLPIEGRELNNIRYAMEFLAPNTKELWDVKDGKSEQFSELAKGKNVVIIGGGDTGTDCVGTSLRHGCKSVVQLEIMPKPPTERAANNPWPEWPKTYKMDYGQEEAEAIQGEDPRQYLVSSSRFAGDADGNVKAVHIHDIEWTNDNGRFIPKKVEGSSRVLEADLVLLAMGFLGPEATIAEELGLELDARSNVQAEYGKFTTSIEGVFAAGDMRRGQSLIVWAINEGRAAARECDRFLMGTTKLP; from the coding sequence ATGGGCAAACCAACTGGATTTATGGAATTCGAGCGCAAGACGATTGCTAATCGTCCGCCACTCGAACGCGTCAAGGACTGGAACGAAATTCACGAACACTTCGACGAAGACAAAGTGCGCACTCAAGGCTCACGTTGCATGGACTGTGGCACACCTTACTGCCACACAGGCATGACCCTCGCCAACATGGCAAGCGGTTGCCCCGTCAACAATCTGATCCCTGAGTTCAACGACCTCGTTTACCGTGGCAAGTGGAAGGATGCGTATCAGCGTCTCTCCAAGACCAACAACTTCCCAGAGTTCACTGGCCGCGTCTGCCCCGCTCCGTGCGAAGGCTCTTGCGTGCTAGGTCTCATCGAGCCCGCCGTGACCATTAAGGACATCGAGTGCTCCATTATCGACAAGGCTTGGCAAGAAGGTTGGGTCACGCCACAAGCCCCTGCTGAGCGCACAGGCAAGAAGGTAGCCGTCGTCGGTTCCGGACCTGCAGGTCTCGCAGCTGCGGATCAGCTCAATAAAGCGGGCCACCTCGTCACACTCTTCGAACGTGCAGACCGCCCAGGTGGTCTCCTCATGTATGGCATCCCCAACATGAAGCTTGAGAAGCAAGTCGTGACTCGTCGCGTCAAGTTGATGGAAGACGAAGGTGTCATCCTCAAGTGCGGCGTCGAAATCGGCGTAGACATTTCCTCCAAGCAACTCATGGAAGACTTCGACTCTGTCGTGCTTTGCTGCGGTGCGACGAAGCCACGTGACCTTCCAATCGAAGGCCGCGAGCTTAACAACATCCGTTACGCAATGGAGTTCCTCGCGCCGAACACTAAGGAGCTTTGGGACGTGAAGGACGGCAAGTCCGAGCAGTTCAGCGAACTCGCCAAGGGCAAGAACGTCGTGATCATCGGCGGTGGCGACACCGGCACTGACTGCGTCGGCACATCCCTCCGCCACGGTTGTAAGAGCGTCGTGCAGCTTGAGATCATGCCGAAGCCTCCTACCGAGCGCGCAGCGAACAACCCATGGCCAGAATGGCCAAAGACTTACAAGATGGACTACGGCCAAGAAGAAGCCGAAGCGATCCAAGGTGAAGACCCACGTCAATACCTGGTTAGCTCGAGCCGTTTCGCAGGCGATGCCGATGGCAACGTCAAGGCAGTGCACATCCACGACATCGAATGGACCAACGACAACGGTCGCTTCATTCCGAAGAAGGTCGAAGGCAGCTCACGCGTGCTCGAAGCCGATCTAGTCCTCCTCGCAATGGGCTTCCTCGGACCAGAAGCCACCATCGCTGAAGAGCTAGGCCTCGAACTCGACGCCCGCTCCAACGTGCAGGCTGAATACGGTAAGTTCACCACCAGCATCGAAGGCGTCTTCGCTGCTGGCGACATGCGCCGCGGACAGTCACTCATCGTTTGGGCGATCAACGAAGGCCGCGCCGCAGCCCGCGAGTGCGACCGTTTCCTAATGGGAACCACGAAGCTTCCGTAA